Proteins encoded within one genomic window of Brenneria nigrifluens DSM 30175 = ATCC 13028:
- the frmR gene encoding formaldehyde-responsive transcriptional repressor FrmR, with the protein MPSTPEEKKKILTRVRRIRGQIDALERALENGAECRAVLQQIAAVRGAANGLMAEVLESHIRETFDQNDSYSHEVSKSVDDTIELVRAYLK; encoded by the coding sequence ATGCCCAGTACTCCGGAAGAAAAAAAGAAGATCCTTACCCGGGTCCGCCGTATTCGCGGCCAGATTGATGCCTTGGAAAGAGCGCTGGAGAATGGCGCTGAATGCCGTGCCGTTCTCCAGCAGATAGCTGCTGTCCGTGGTGCGGCTAACGGCCTGATGGCTGAGGTGCTTGAGAGCCACATACGGGAAACCTTTGACCAGAATGACAGTTACAGCCACGAAGTCAGTAAATCTGTTGACGATACCATTGAACTGGTCCGTGCCTATCTCAAATAA
- a CDS encoding VOC family protein, with protein sequence MATPVISGDGIFSHVFIGASDVEKSSVFYDAVLGTLDIKNLGPFGNGWVLYGREKPAFIIARPGNGEVPTGNGVTIGFAAASPEEVDAFHAAGLAHGGTDEGLPGPRDHLPGAYAAYLRDPAGNKITAYTFI encoded by the coding sequence ATGGCAACACCTGTAATTTCTGGCGACGGCATTTTTTCGCATGTGTTCATAGGCGCGTCCGATGTCGAAAAATCCTCAGTATTCTACGATGCCGTTCTTGGTACTCTTGACATCAAAAATCTCGGACCTTTCGGCAATGGCTGGGTACTTTATGGCCGCGAAAAACCGGCATTCATTATCGCGCGACCGGGCAACGGTGAAGTGCCCACCGGCAATGGCGTGACGATCGGCTTCGCTGCCGCCAGTCCGGAAGAGGTTGATGCATTCCATGCCGCTGGTCTTGCGCATGGTGGTACTGACGAGGGTCTCCCTGGTCCTCGCGACCATTTGCCTGGTGCCTATGCTGCCTATCTGCGTGATCCGGCCGGTAACAAAATCACGGCCTACACGTTTATCTGA
- a CDS encoding YdcF family protein — MNAEGLASSRFPAMPEDVIAAINVIASWLAVDDFSSRRDKIIADAIILAGNEVLTTIDGACLLAKKHDIPLILSGGIGHSTPLLAAAIEKHPRYREIDTGNLRSEAAFFYDIATRFWDLPDKRIFLEDTSRNTGENAKFTRALLEKIQLKPQHIVLIQDPLLQRRTYATFCHVWSDAVKTSH; from the coding sequence ATGAACGCCGAAGGTTTAGCCTCATCGAGGTTTCCTGCAATGCCTGAAGATGTCATTGCTGCCATAAATGTCATCGCCTCTTGGCTTGCTGTTGATGATTTTTCTTCTCGTCGAGATAAAATAATTGCTGACGCCATTATTTTGGCCGGTAATGAGGTATTAACCACCATCGACGGCGCTTGTTTATTGGCGAAAAAGCATGATATTCCTCTGATTCTTTCCGGCGGTATTGGTCACTCCACTCCTTTACTTGCCGCGGCTATTGAAAAGCATCCTCGTTATCGAGAGATAGATACTGGTAATCTGCGTTCAGAAGCCGCCTTTTTTTATGATATTGCAACCAGATTTTGGGATTTGCCCGATAAACGGATTTTTCTGGAAGATACCTCACGTAATACGGGTGAAAATGCGAAATTCACGCGCGCGTTGTTAGAAAAGATACAATTAAAACCGCAGCATATTGTTCTTATTCAAGATCCCTTATTACAGCGCCGGACTTACGCCACGTTTTGCCATGTATGGTCGGATGCGGTCAAAACTTCACATTAA
- a CDS encoding YfaZ family outer membrane protein produces MDADAGFNWSPASPLTLKAGYRYIGMDGKNSRANERLIDGPYIGGKVSF; encoded by the coding sequence GTGGATGCGGATGCCGGATTCAACTGGTCGCCGGCCAGCCCGCTAACGTTGAAAGCCGGTTACCGTTATATCGGTATGGATGGAAAAAATTCCCGCGCCAATGAACGTCTGATTGACGGGCCTTATATCGGCGGCAAAGTAAGTTTCTAA
- the frmA gene encoding S-(hydroxymethyl)glutathione dehydrogenase, translated as MKSRAAVAFAPGKPLEIVEIDVAPPKKGEVLIKNTHTGVCHTDAFTLSGNDPEGVFPVVLGHEGAGIVVEVGESVTSVKPGDHVIPLYTAECGECEFCQSGKTNLCVSVRETQGKGLMPDGTTRFSYNGQPLYHYMGCSTFSEYTVVAEVSLAKINPEANHEHVCLLGCGVTTGIGAVHNTAKVQPGDSVAIFGLGAIGLAVVQGARQAKAGRIIAIDTNPEKFNLARQFGATDCINPNDHNKPIKDVLLDINKWGIDHTFECIGNVNVMRAALESAHRGWGQSVVIGVAGAGKEISTRPFQLVTGRVWKGSAFGGVKGRTQLPGMVEDAMKGDIELEPFVTHTMKLDQINDAFELMHEGKSIRTVIHY; from the coding sequence ATGAAATCACGTGCCGCCGTTGCATTTGCACCAGGCAAGCCCTTGGAAATTGTTGAAATTGATGTTGCGCCACCCAAAAAAGGTGAGGTGCTGATTAAAAATACCCACACAGGCGTCTGCCATACCGATGCTTTTACCCTTTCCGGAAATGACCCTGAAGGCGTCTTTCCGGTGGTCCTCGGGCACGAAGGGGCCGGAATTGTTGTTGAAGTGGGAGAAAGTGTCACCAGCGTTAAGCCGGGTGACCATGTTATTCCGCTTTACACCGCCGAATGCGGGGAATGTGAGTTCTGTCAGTCCGGAAAAACCAATCTCTGTGTGTCAGTTCGTGAGACCCAGGGCAAAGGCCTGATGCCTGATGGCACAACCCGTTTTTCTTACAACGGTCAGCCGCTCTACCACTATATGGGATGCTCGACCTTCAGTGAATACACCGTAGTGGCTGAGGTCTCCTTGGCTAAGATTAATCCAGAGGCAAATCATGAGCATGTCTGCCTGCTGGGCTGTGGTGTGACCACAGGTATTGGCGCTGTCCACAATACGGCAAAAGTGCAGCCGGGTGACTCCGTTGCCATTTTTGGTCTTGGCGCAATAGGCCTAGCTGTAGTCCAAGGGGCTCGTCAGGCGAAAGCTGGACGTATCATCGCTATCGATACCAACCCGGAAAAATTTAACCTGGCCAGACAGTTCGGCGCCACTGACTGCATTAACCCGAATGACCATAATAAACCCATCAAAGATGTTCTTCTGGATATCAACAAGTGGGGTATCGACCATACCTTTGAATGTATCGGTAACGTCAACGTTATGCGTGCCGCGCTGGAAAGCGCTCACCGGGGATGGGGGCAGTCCGTAGTTATCGGTGTAGCTGGTGCTGGCAAAGAAATTTCCACACGCCCGTTCCAACTGGTAACAGGTAGAGTCTGGAAAGGCTCTGCTTTCGGGGGAGTGAAAGGCCGTACACAACTACCTGGCATGGTTGAGGATGCCATGAAAGGCGACATCGAGCTTGAACCGTTTGTGACACATACGATGAAGCTGGATCAAATTAATGACGCTTTTGAGTTGATGCATGAAGGCAAATCTATCCGGACGGTTATTCATTACTGA